A portion of the Burkholderia sp. GAS332 genome contains these proteins:
- a CDS encoding transcriptional regulator, LysR family, which translates to MTSSIQPDDLAFFSTLAASGSLTAAARELGLSTAAVSKHLSKMESRAGVALVNRTTRRMSLTPEGELYLTRARRILSEMDDLAQLLGGSQAAPKGLLRVNATLGFGRSHIAPLISRFVRRFPEVDVQLQLSVDPPPLSDDAFDVCVRFGEPPDARVIARRVASNRRLLCAAPAYFAKRRAPRSPAELSQHNCIGIRQGDDGYGLWRLTSGRGTAERTETVRVRGNLTTNDGEIAVKWALDGHGILMRAEWDIAEYLADGRLIHVLPEYRTPGADIYAVYPQQLQMTARVKAFVDMLIETLGAR; encoded by the coding sequence ATGACCTCGTCGATACAACCGGACGACCTCGCGTTCTTCTCCACGCTCGCCGCAAGCGGCAGCCTGACGGCGGCGGCACGCGAACTCGGCTTGAGCACCGCGGCCGTGAGCAAGCATCTCTCGAAAATGGAATCGCGTGCGGGCGTGGCACTCGTCAATCGCACGACACGGCGCATGAGCCTCACGCCGGAGGGGGAGCTATATCTAACGCGCGCGAGGCGCATCCTGAGCGAAATGGACGACCTCGCGCAGTTGCTCGGCGGCTCGCAAGCGGCGCCGAAAGGCCTGCTGCGCGTGAACGCGACGCTCGGCTTCGGCCGCAGTCACATAGCGCCGCTCATTTCCCGGTTTGTACGCCGCTTTCCCGAGGTGGACGTGCAGTTGCAACTCTCCGTCGACCCACCGCCGCTCAGCGACGATGCCTTCGACGTGTGCGTGCGCTTTGGCGAACCGCCGGATGCTCGCGTGATTGCGCGCCGGGTCGCGTCCAATCGGCGGCTGCTTTGCGCAGCGCCCGCGTATTTCGCCAAACGGCGCGCGCCACGCAGTCCGGCAGAGCTATCGCAGCACAACTGTATCGGCATTCGCCAGGGCGACGATGGCTACGGGCTATGGCGTCTGACTAGCGGACGCGGCACGGCCGAAAGGACCGAGACGGTACGCGTGCGCGGCAACCTCACCACTAATGACGGCGAGATCGCGGTGAAGTGGGCGCTGGACGGCCACGGCATTCTGATGCGCGCGGAATGGGATATCGCGGAGTATCTCGCCGACGGCCGCCTGATCCATGTCCTGCCGGAATACCGCACGCCGGGCGCGGACATCTACGCGGTGTACCCGCAACAGTTGCAGATGACGGCGCGGGTCAAGGCCTTCGTCGACATGCTGATAGAAACGCTTGGGGCGCGTTGA
- a CDS encoding Outer membrane protein (porin), which yields MPASHRNRFGAILGLVGACALGATQCAHAQSSVTLYGIVDASLLYTNKTLDPTTGQSAGHQYSFTDSGLSGSRFGMRGAEDLGGGMRAIFELESGISIANGSFSNSNGNEFGRQAWVGVDSRYGTVKAGLQFSPFFLAVYDFDPREMSYFGSGLITYLNNVYVTGLFNPNGISYTSPEIAGLQASAMMALGGTAGDFQAGRQYSASLRYHLGTLTVDAALYSGNAGGSAASIAIPSVVEFDGRAIGASYVFNNLTVKASYVQYKVAGSFNDRVYSGGASYRITPALNLDAGVWVTRDGNNSSNNSILASTGVEYSLSKATVVYGQAGFVTNHGAMHTGLSVNNALNEATGTTAGVNLGIRHMF from the coding sequence ATGCCGGCAAGTCATCGCAATCGGTTTGGAGCCATTCTCGGATTAGTGGGCGCGTGCGCACTGGGCGCGACTCAGTGCGCCCATGCGCAAAGCAGCGTCACGTTGTACGGTATCGTCGACGCTTCTCTCCTCTACACCAACAAAACACTTGACCCGACGACCGGCCAGAGCGCCGGTCATCAATACTCGTTCACCGACAGTGGCCTCTCCGGTTCGCGCTTCGGCATGCGCGGCGCAGAGGACCTCGGCGGCGGCATGCGCGCGATCTTCGAACTCGAAAGCGGTATCAGCATTGCCAACGGTTCGTTCAGCAATTCGAACGGCAACGAATTCGGGCGGCAGGCGTGGGTCGGGGTGGACAGCCGCTACGGTACGGTCAAGGCCGGTTTGCAGTTCTCACCCTTCTTCCTCGCGGTGTACGACTTCGATCCACGCGAGATGTCGTACTTCGGCAGCGGCCTCATCACCTATCTCAATAACGTTTATGTGACCGGCCTGTTCAATCCGAACGGCATTTCGTACACGTCGCCGGAAATCGCCGGTTTGCAAGCGAGCGCGATGATGGCCTTGGGCGGCACGGCCGGTGATTTCCAGGCAGGCCGTCAGTACTCGGCGAGCCTGCGCTACCACCTCGGCACGCTGACCGTCGATGCCGCGCTCTATAGCGGCAACGCCGGCGGCAGTGCGGCATCGATCGCGATTCCGAGCGTGGTTGAATTCGACGGCCGCGCAATCGGCGCCAGCTACGTGTTCAATAACCTGACCGTGAAGGCTTCCTACGTGCAGTACAAGGTGGCCGGCTCGTTCAACGATCGCGTCTATTCAGGCGGCGCCAGCTATCGCATCACACCGGCTCTGAACCTCGATGCGGGCGTGTGGGTCACGCGCGACGGGAACAACTCGTCGAACAATTCGATACTGGCGTCCACCGGGGTCGAGTATTCGCTGTCGAAGGCTACCGTGGTGTATGGGCAAGCCGGCTTTGTCACCAACCACGGCGCGATGCATACCGGTCTGTCCGTCAACAACGCACTGAACGAAGCCACCGGCACAACCGCTGGCGTGAACCTCGGCATCCGGCACATGTTCTAG
- a CDS encoding amino acid/amide ABC transporter membrane protein 1, HAAT family produces MDMFLQQFLNGLTLGGIYSLVALGLTLVYGILAVPNFAHGAFYMVGAFVSFYLMSRLGWNYWLAMIGSGVAVAVLAILAERLVFNPLRKSSELHPMIAAIGLLLFLEAGAQAIWGADFHRMATPYAGIVDLGGVTAPLQRLLIIGAAFALVVLLQLFLKYTVIGSSIIAMAQDREGASLMGIDANKVTMLTFGISGLLAAVAATLYAPINLVYPAMGQLVILKAFVIIILGGMGSVPGAIVGGLIIGMAESFGAFYISTDYKDIIAFVLLVVILSVRPQGLFTRELRAS; encoded by the coding sequence GTGGATATGTTTTTGCAGCAGTTTCTCAACGGGTTGACGCTGGGCGGCATCTACAGCCTCGTCGCACTCGGACTCACGCTGGTCTACGGCATTCTCGCGGTGCCGAATTTCGCCCACGGCGCGTTCTATATGGTCGGCGCGTTCGTCTCGTTCTACCTGATGAGCCGGCTCGGCTGGAACTACTGGCTCGCCATGATCGGCTCCGGCGTCGCGGTCGCGGTCCTCGCCATCCTCGCGGAGCGGCTGGTGTTCAACCCGTTGCGCAAATCTTCCGAACTGCATCCGATGATCGCCGCGATCGGCCTTCTGCTGTTTCTCGAAGCCGGTGCGCAAGCGATCTGGGGCGCGGACTTTCATCGCATGGCCACGCCCTATGCCGGCATCGTCGATCTGGGCGGCGTCACCGCGCCGTTGCAGCGCCTGCTGATCATCGGCGCCGCGTTCGCGTTGGTGGTCCTGCTGCAACTCTTCCTCAAATACACGGTGATCGGCTCGAGCATCATCGCGATGGCACAGGATCGTGAAGGCGCCTCGCTGATGGGCATCGACGCCAACAAGGTGACGATGCTGACCTTCGGCATTTCCGGCCTTCTCGCCGCCGTGGCGGCCACGCTGTATGCGCCGATCAACCTCGTCTATCCGGCAATGGGCCAACTGGTGATCCTGAAAGCCTTCGTGATCATCATTCTCGGCGGCATGGGCAGCGTGCCGGGCGCGATCGTGGGCGGCCTGATCATCGGCATGGCGGAGAGCTTCGGCGCCTTCTACATTTCGACCGACTACAAGGACATCATCGCCTTCGTGCTGCTGGTGGTGATTCTGTCGGTTCGTCCTCAGGGGCTGTTCACCAGGGAACTGCGCGCATCGTGA
- a CDS encoding amino acid/amide ABC transporter membrane protein 2, HAAT family: MKSVKKLFEGKLGWALLFVLGLVFPFLATNDYMLTVMSTAYVFALATVGLNLITGYTGQFNLAHGSFMAVGAYTVGILTVDHQVPFWLAFLASGVVVAILGALVGLVSLRLRGHYFSIFTLCVGYIMFLVIEKWDSLTHGVSDIVGIPAPSGFGIVSFEDPRPLYYLVFAFLVLGVWLMHRIVNSLLGRTFMAIRNSDGLAQSLGINLMRNKVLAFVLSVVYAGFAGGLYAGSVRFLGPDLAGVEHTFDMTMYMLVGGIGTLAGPLLGALAIPWLTQYLQFLQAYRFVVFGPILILLVIFLPNGIVGLYMARKNRRAQPATPKSGIVARQSQSARGDRHA, translated from the coding sequence GTGAAATCAGTCAAGAAATTATTCGAGGGCAAGCTGGGGTGGGCGCTGCTGTTCGTGCTCGGTCTCGTGTTTCCGTTTCTGGCCACCAACGACTACATGCTCACCGTGATGTCCACCGCGTACGTCTTCGCGCTGGCCACCGTCGGGCTGAATCTGATCACCGGTTATACGGGGCAGTTCAATCTCGCGCACGGCAGCTTCATGGCGGTGGGCGCGTACACGGTGGGCATTCTGACGGTCGATCATCAGGTGCCATTCTGGCTCGCGTTCCTGGCCTCGGGCGTCGTCGTCGCGATTCTGGGCGCGCTGGTCGGCCTCGTGTCGCTGCGCCTGCGGGGCCACTACTTTTCGATCTTCACGCTGTGCGTCGGCTACATCATGTTTCTCGTGATCGAGAAATGGGACAGCCTCACCCACGGCGTCTCGGACATCGTCGGCATCCCGGCGCCCTCGGGATTCGGCATCGTTTCGTTTGAAGATCCGCGGCCACTTTATTACCTGGTGTTCGCGTTCCTCGTGCTCGGCGTATGGCTGATGCATCGCATCGTCAACTCGCTGCTCGGCCGGACCTTCATGGCGATCCGCAATAGCGACGGCCTCGCCCAGTCACTCGGCATCAACCTGATGCGCAACAAGGTGCTGGCCTTCGTGCTGTCGGTCGTCTATGCGGGGTTCGCGGGCGGCCTCTATGCGGGCTCCGTGCGCTTTCTCGGGCCGGATCTGGCCGGCGTCGAGCATACCTTCGATATGACGATGTATATGCTGGTGGGTGGCATCGGCACCCTCGCCGGCCCGCTGCTCGGCGCGCTCGCTATTCCATGGCTCACGCAGTATTTGCAGTTTCTGCAGGCGTACCGCTTCGTCGTGTTCGGCCCGATCCTGATTCTGCTGGTGATCTTTCTGCCGAACGGGATTGTCGGTTTGTATATGGCGCGAAAAAACCGGCGCGCGCAACCTGCAACGCCAAAAAGCGGCATCGTCGCGCGTCAGTCACAGTCCGCA